In the genome of Bacteroides mediterraneensis, the window GGGTACGCAGGCTGTCCGTGTCGCCTTTCCGCAGGGTTACTACCACATTGCGTATCCATCCTCCGGTTTCCGTGGCCGGCTTGAGGTAGGAGGCGGCCAGCATGGTCAGGAAGCCGTTCTTCACCTCGTTGTTGGGGAAATCGAGCAGGAAGGTATTGAAACCCCGGTCGTAGTCCTTGATGGTGAGGTATCCGCTCTGGAAAATCATGGGCAGGGGCTGTTCCACATCCGCCTTGTAGTCGATGAACTCTTCCGGGCGGTAGTATTTTCCGGTGAGCTCGTTGAGGTTCTCGTTGAAATGGGTGAGGAGCCGGATGAGGTAGGTGGGCGTGCCGGAACGGAACCAGTAATCATCTACACTTTGGCTGTCTAATGCATTAAGCAGGCTGAAAGGGTTATATACGTCTGTCATCTGTTTGCTGAAATGATACCCATCGTATTGTAGCTTGAGACGTTGTTTCATTTCTTCCGGCGTAAAACCATATTCGTGTGCCATTTCCGCGATGGGTTCCGGGAAGTAACGGTCTATTTCTTCCTGTGTGATGCCGCAGAGCGCTTCGTAGCGTCGGTCCATGCTGATGTCCTTGGGCTGGTTGAACCCGCTGAACACGCTCACCTGCGAGAACTTGGTCACTCCTGTCAGCAGGACAAACTGCAGGTGTGCATCGGCTCCCTTAAACACAGAGTAGAAGGCCTTCAGCACGTTGCGGTGTCGGTCTTCCAGACCGGTGTCCACATCGAGTACGTCCAGAATCGGTTTGTCGTATTCATCAATCAGTACCACGGCCCGTCGTCCGGTCTGCTCGTGTGCTGCTTGGAGCACCTTGATAAAGCGTCCTCCCACGTCCAGCCGGTCGGCTTCGGAAGTCAGTCCGTAACGGGTTTCCCAATCGGACACGTAATCCTCCAACCGTTCTTCCAGTACACCCGCCTGGGTGAAGTTGGAGCCGTTGAAGTCCACATGAAACACGGGATACACGTGCCAGTCCTTTTCCAAGTTGTCTATCTTTAGTCCCTTGAACAGCTCCTTGTGTCCCAGGAAATAGTGTTCCAAGGTAGACACCAGCAGACTTTTCCCGAAGCGGCGTGGGCGGCTCAGAAAATAGATGCTTCCTTCCTGTGCAAGCTGGTAAATCAGGTCTGTTTTGTCAACATAGACATATCCGTCTTCGATGATGCGGTCAAAGCTCTGTATTCCGATAGGGTACTTCATGGGCGAATGAATAATTAAGAATGAATAATGAATACTTTTTTCAAAGATAGTGCAAACCGAGCGAAGCGGCAAGCGGAAAACAAAGTTTTCCAGCTTGCGCTTCCGAGGTGCAGCCTATATTCTGGAAAGATAGTGCAAACCGAGCGAAGGAGCAAATAAGTTTATATACATTTCCAGTCACCGATAGTTCCTGTTTCGGAAGAGAAGCTGGCACCTATCCTGTAAAGCGTGCGTGAGTCGGAGGCATATTCCCTTGCATAGCCCTTTTCCTCTATCTGCTGCAGGGCCTCTTCTGCCGTGCCGTCCAGCTTGAACTCGAAGATATAGACATATTGCGGTGTCTCCACGATGCAGTCCACCCGTCCCTGACTCTGTGCCTTCTCCACATAGACCGTATAGACACTGACCATCCGCATAATCAGGTAGAAGGTGTACTGGAAATAGCGCTCGCGTTCGGTCTCGTCCTCCTTGCGTCGCATGGTGTAGGGGATGCTGGCCAGGAAAGACGTGAAGAGGGTGCGCAGGGTGTTCGTGTCGCCCGCTTCCAAGGTTTCCACCACCTCGTCCACCCATCCTTCCACGCGCTGTTTGGGCTTGAGGTAGGAGGCGGCCAGCATGGTCAGGAAGCCGTTCTTTACCTCGTTGTTGGGGAAGTCGAGCAGGAACTTGTTCATGCGCATGTTGTATCCCTTGATGGTGAGGTATCCGCTCTGGAAAATCATGGGCAGGGGCTGTTCCACATCCGCCTTGTAGTCGATGAACTCCTCCGGGCGGTAGTATTTTCCGGTGAGCTCGTTGAGGTTCTCGTTGAAATGGGTGAGGAGCCGGATGAGGTAGGTGGGCGTGCCGGAACGGAACCAGTAATCGCCCAAGGTATTTTTTTTCATGGCGTTGAGCAGACTGAAAGGATTGTACATATCCGTCATTCGCTTACTGAAATGATACCCGTCGTATTGCAGTTTCAGTTGTAGCTTCATCTCTTCCGGCGTGCAGCCATATTCCACGGCCATGTCAGTGATGGGCTGGGGAAAATAGTGTTCCAGCTCCTCCTGGGTCACTCCGCAGAGAGTCTCGTAATGTATGTCCATACTGATGTCGTCCGGCTGGTTGAACCCGCTGAACACGCTCACCTGCGAGAACTTGGTCACTCCTGTCAGCAGGACGAACTGCAGGTGTGCATCGGCTCCCTTGAAGACGGAGTAGAAGGCCTTCAGCACGTTGCGGTGTCGGTCTTCCAGACCGGTGTCCACATCGAGTACGTCCAGAATCGGTTTGTCGTATTCATCAATCAGTACCACGGCCCGTCGTCCGGTCTGCTCGTGTGCCGCGCGGAGCACCTTGATAAACCGTCCTCCCACGTCCAGCCGGTCGGCTTCGGAAGTCAGTCCGTAATGGGTTTCCCAATCGGACACGTAATCCTCCAGCCGTTCTTCCAGTACGCCCGCCTGGGTGAAGTTGGAGCCGTTGAAGTCCACATGAAACACGGGATACACATTCCAGTCCTTTTCCAACTGGTCTATCTTCAGTCCCTTGAACAGTTCCTTGTGCCCAAGGAAGTAGTGCTCCAGTGTGGACACCAGCAGACTTTTTCCGAAGCGTCTCGGGCGGCTTAGAAAATAGATTTTTCCTTCATGTGTCAGTTGATAGACCAAGTCAGTCTTGTCGATATAGACGTATCCGTCTTCGATAATCTGGTCAAAACTCTGTATTCCGATAGGGTACTTCATGGGGCGAATGAATAATTAAGCATGAATAATGAATACTTTTTTTCAAAGATAGTGCAAACCGAGCGAAGCAGCAAGCGGAAAATGAAGTTTTCCAGCTTGCGCTTCCGAGGTGCGGCCTATTTTATGGAAAGATAGTGCAAACCGAGTGAAGCGGCAAGCGGAAAATGAAGTTTTCCAGCTTGCGTTTCCGAGGTGCGGCCTATTTTATGGAAAGATAGTGCAAACCGAGGAAGCATTTATCGAAAAACGCCGTCCGATTTTCTACGTTCTCCGTATGAGAAACGTAGGTTTCCCGCCCGCGAAACGTACGGTTCCCGATAGAGAAACCTATGTTTCCCGAACCGGAAACATAAAAATGAAAATGGCGTTTGCTGGAAAATACCGGGACGTTTCTGACATAAAAAATAGCGATACCCCGAGGATACCGCTATTGAATCTGCTTTGAGTTCTGACGGAGATTGCCGTTTACAGCTTCTGGTCGGAGATGAGCCGGGCGATGCGCGTCTTGCTCTGTGCCCCTTTGGTGAGCAGGTACACATGCTTGTAGGCATCGCGGTTCAGTTCTGTGGGCGAGCCGTTGATGAGGATGATGTTCCGGTCATTGGCAAACTTCAGGATACCGTTCACGTTGTTCGGGTGGAGCTTGCCGATTTCGTCCATCATGCAGTGCAGCTTGAAGTCCTTGAACTTGCGCGAAGCCCCCTCCTTGAACACGTTCAGCAGCATGATGTTGATCATGGCTTTCACCAGAATGTCCGTTCCTTCCGAACCCACGTTCGAGAGTTTCTCCACGAAGCCCGTGTCGTTGTTGTTCTCGATGATGCGGAAACGCAGCTCGAACGAGTCGTACAGGCGGATGCTGTCGTAGCGGTAGGCGTGAATCTCCTTGATGAAGTCGCGGAGCAGGGCGATGGCTTCCTGCTTCACCAGCTGCTCGTTTTCCGACGAGAAGAGGTTGGTGCCCGGCGCCAGGTCGTAGGCATGCTCGTTGTAGTATTTCTGGATGGCACGCAGGCTGTTCACCACGCGGTTGCTGCTCTCTTCCACCTTCATCTCGATGCATTGGATGACGCCCACGAAGTTGCACGTCTGGAATCCCTTGTTCACCTTGCCGATGAGGTCCTGGATGTCGTCTTCCGAAGCCGTCAGCATCGAGGTGTCCATGCTGATGCGCTTGAAGATGTCGGAGTGCTCGTTGTTGATGCGGCGGACAAACTCGCTGATTTTGTTCTCTTCCACGAAGTCGTGCAGCTCCTCGGCAAAGCGGAGGTACTCCCAGTCCTCGGTAAACTTGGTCTTGAACTTGAAGGTGTTGTCTTCGTCGAAATGGCCGGTGAAGAGGTTCACTTCCTTGCGCAGGCGGTTCTGCAGTGTCATGTACTGGCTGTCCGTGCGTCCCAGCTCGTCAATCAGTTCCAGACAGGTGCGCGGCGTGTGGATTTCCACCGTGACGGGGTGTTCCGGATTGAAAATGTCCTGATGCGGCTTGTACCAGTCGTAGGCCGGAATCTTGCCGTATGCCTCCAGGTTGGCCTGCAACTGCGTCACTTCCTGCTCGGCCTGCTGCAGTTCCTTGTGCAGGGCGTCAATCTGTTCCTGCAAGCCCGAGGTCTCCCGGCGCAGGTTGTCCTTTTCCTGACCAAGCTGACGTTTCTGTTCCTCCTGCTCACGTTTCCATTCCGGAATGTGGTCGATGAGGTCGCGCTTGTCTTTCTCGTACTCGATGAGGAGGGTGGCGTGCTCCTTGATGAACTGCAGTTCGCGGTCGATGTCCCGCAGCTGACTGCCAATTTGTTGCAGACGTTCGGTGTCGGCCCCCTGCGAGTGGAGTTCCTGCTTCATCTGGCGCTCGTATTCCGCCTTTTCCGTGGCGATGCGCTGCTGTTCCTCCTGGTCTTCCAGACGGATGCTGCCCGCCTGTGTTTCCTTCTCCCGGGCGATGTCCTGCTGCACCCGGTTCCATTCCTGCTTCAGCCGGTTCAGCTTCTCGCTCTTCTCGCGGTTCAGGTTGTTCAGCTTGCCGTCAATCTCTTGCAGTTCCGCGGCGATGCGCTGCTTTTCTTCCTCCAGTTTCCGGAGCTTGGCGGCACGTTCGGCTTCCGCCTTCTTCTTCCAGTCGTCCAGGTCGAGCATGTCTTTCTGGTACTGCTGTTCCAGTTTCTCCAGCTCGTATTCCTGCACCGAAATCACGTCTTTCTGCTCTTTGATGCGGGGCTGGTACTTGGCCTTCAGCTGTTCCTCCAAAGCCTCCTTTTCCTGTTGCAGACGGAGGGTTTCGGCCTGGATTTCCGCCAGCCGCTTCACGCCCTTGTCGCGTTCCGCCTGATAGTCGTCGATGGAGCGGATGTGGCGTTCGATGTCCTGCAGGGAGATGGAGATGCCGTAGAACGACGTGCCCTCGTCCACTATCTTCGGCGAGAGGTTGGTCTGCCAGAGGATGGACTCGTCGCACAGTTTGCCGATGTTCTCTTCCCATCCTTTCTTGTGCTCCTTGAGCCAGCCTTGCAGGGTGCTTTTGCTGTTTTTCAGGAAGGTCTCCAGTTCCTCCATGCGTGGGCGGAGCTGCAAGTGCTCGGCCTGCAGCTGCATCAGGGCCTCGTCTTTCTCCTTCAGTCCCTTCTGCAATTCCTCTTCCCACTTCAGGGTGAGTTCCTTGATGACGAGCTGGGCGTTGTTGATGCGGTTCTTCTTGCTCATGTGCAGGCCCGTGTACGACTGGATGCGGTGTTTCAGTTCCTCCTGCTCGGCTTCGAAGAAGGTTTCCTTGCGGCACAGCTGCATCTGGTAGTCGAGGGCGGTCAGTTCGTTCTGCTTGCCGCTGCGTTCCGGATGCAGTTGCTGGGAAAGCTGTTCGTACTCCTGATAGAGGGCTTCGGTGGCCGCTTCGTGCTGTCGGCGGGCTTCCTCGATGCGGGTGTTGAACGTGTTGTTCAGTCCCTCGAGCTGCTTGATTTTGGCCTCATGGATGCGGTTCCACTGCTCGTCGAGGCTCTGGATGAGCGACTTGTACTTGGTGGAGATTTCCGTATAGTGCGAGGTGAGGATGCGCTGTTCTTCCTGCAACCCCTGCTGCTTGTTTTTCCATTCGTCCTTGCGGGCCGCCCGTTCCTTGATTTCCTCAATCTGCCGGTGGGCATATTCTTTTTCTTTCTGCTGGGCCTTCTGCAGTTCGTTGTTCAGGATGGCCAGTGCCTCCTGCATCTTGTCGCAGCGCTGGCGCGACTGTTCCTGCAGTTCCTGACGGCGGCTGAGGAGGGCGGCACGTTCCTTTTCGGCCTTGTGCTTCCGTTCCTCCGCCTTGGGCAACTGGCTTTCGGTGAGGCGGAAGGTGGCGGCCAGTTCGCGGCAACCCTGTACGAGGGCCGTCTGCTGGCGGGCTACCTGTGCCGAGAGGGAGGTGATTTCCTTGGCCTGTTTCTGCGTTTCGCGCTTCTGGAACTCCTCGATGTCGCGCAGACGGGTCTCGAAGTTCTTCAGGTGCTCCTTGTAGGTGTTCAGGTCGATGGCCGTCTCGTCTTCGTTGATGGACGAGATGATGGTTTTCTTGATGAATTCCGCGTCGAGTTTCGAGTTGAGGAGCACGTTCTGGATGGTGCGCGGGATGTTCTGGTACTGCTTGCTCTCCATGAGCGAGTAGCGGCTCATCTCGGGGCCCGCGCCGTTGCCGTAGAGAATGTTACGGTATTCGTCGTAGGTATAGATGATGCGCGAGTAGTCCACGCCATACTGGTCGAGGGCGGCACGGATGCGGTCGTTGCCGCTGTAGGCCGTGCGGTGCTCGTCGACGAAGAACTCCATGCGGTAGGGCGAGTCGATGAAACGGTAGCACACGCGGCCCATCGACTTGAAGCTCAGGATGCAGAACGGGCCTTGCTCGGTGGCCACCTCGTAGATGATGTAGGAGTTGGAGTAGGGAAAATAATACTCCGTGTAGCTCTGCTTCTCCACGGGGATGCCTAACTTCTGGGTGTCGGCGTTGTAGAAAAACAGGATGGCGCGCAGGACGGTACTTTTTCCCACTCCCTGCGTACCGATGAAATGCACATTCCCGTCCAGGTAGATGTCGTCGGCGTAGGGAATGTTGGCGCTGTTGATAAAGATGATTCTATTCAGGTTTCTCATTGTCTTCCATTTCAGTGTCGTCGTAAATTTGGATACTTTCAATCAGGCGTTCCAGGTAGTGCCAGGAGCTCATCACCTTGTAGGTGTTGGTTTTCTCGTTCTCCAGTTCCAGGAAAGATTCCTTGGTGAGCTGGCGAATCATGTTGTCGAGCACGTCCTTGCGCACGTCCTTGTCGGAGAAATGCTTGCGCAGGCCGTCGAGCTTGTTTTGCAGCATCACGTTGAGGTTGGCCTCCACCAGAATCTGTTCGGGCTGGAAGCGGAAGCCCGCGCCGAAGGTCTCGTCGTAGGTCTTGAACAGGTCGAGCACGTCAATCCAGTAGTAGGCACGCATGATTTTCTGTTCCAGCGTGGTACGCGGTTCCATCCGCGAGAAGTAAAAGTATTCGTTGCCCCGTTCCAGGGTGTAGCCGATTTGGGCGAAGTAGACCGACAGGGCCTCGAAATGGTCGTCTATCTGGTCGTACATGTCGCGCACGGCTTCGTTGCAGCTGTTCGAACTGATGAACTGTCCCTTCTGGAGACAGTCGAACAGGGCCGCGGTATTGTCAGGTATTTGTATGTTCAGTTCCATAAGTCAAATGTATAGGGATGAATGCGGGTTACGAGTGCGCCGGGTAAATCTTGGCATACTCGTACTGGTGGTACAGGCCGAACTCGTCGCTGATGCGGAGGCGGTTTTCGTAGAGCGACACCATCTGGCAGAACAAGGTGGTGCGTTCCTGCTCGTCCACCTCGCGGGCAAAGGTGTAGTGCATCAGGTAGTGGAAGAGGTCTTCTTCCGGAGCCGAGGCATCGTTCCAGCGGGCCTGCGCCTGTGCCTGGATATAGTCGCCCAAGGTCTCTTCCAGGTCGATGACCTCCTGGTACATGGCCGGCGATTCCATGTCTTCTTCGCTGAAGGCCCCCGCCTCGTGGCTGCGGATAATCTCGCGGTATTGCAGGTTGTGCAGCACCTTCAGGATGACGGGGCGTGCCTCGTCGGTACTCAGATAGGGCAGTGACAGCTTGAACGAAGACGGCACGGTGCCCTCCAGCAGCACGGAATGTTCCTTGTCGAGCACCTCCGAGAGGTTGCTTCGCGACCGCAGCTCGAACTGGTCGTGCAGGTACTTCACCTTCCGGATTTTCTCTACCAGTATCACCTGGCTCTTGATTTGGTTCAGGTAGTTGATGATGTCCTGCTGGGCCCGGATGAGGCTGTGGGCCGAGAGTTGGAGCTCACTGCGCAGTTCCAGCAGGATGCGGTTCAGCTCCTCGTCGGTAGCCTGCTGGAAAAACCGCCGTTCCTCGTGCAGGATGAGGTTTTCGGTGGTGTCAATCAGCTGCTGGATGTGAATCCGTTTCTTGTCGAGGTTCTCCAGCTTGGCAATCTTTATCTGGTAAGTCGGTTCGTGCTTGAAGGCATTGTCGATGCTGCTCTGCAGGTTCATGATGTTGCGGAGAGTGGTACGCGCAATCTTCTGGAACGTAATCTTGATGTTGCGCACATAACTCTCCTTGCGCGAGACAATCTGCTCCTTCTCGTAGTAGTCCATCAGTTCGTGCAGATAAGCGATGTTCTCGTCGATGATGGCCGTGTTGATGTCCTCGTTCGCCTCGAGGAGCAGTTCGAAGAAGTCGAGAAAGCGGGCATCCAGTTCCACGAAGTTTCCGTTCTGGCGGATGACTTCCTTCTCTATGAGCAGTTTCAACCGGTTTTCATCGTCCTTGAGCAGTGCCAGTGCGTCGGAATAACGGAAACTGAGCGTCTTTCGCTTC includes:
- a CDS encoding ATP-binding protein; the protein is MKYPIGIQSFDRIIEDGYVYVDKTDLIYQLAQEGSIYFLSRPRRFGKSLLVSTLEHYFLGHKELFKGLKIDNLEKDWHVYPVFHVDFNGSNFTQAGVLEERLEDYVSDWETRYGLTSEADRLDVGGRFIKVLQAAHEQTGRRAVVLIDEYDKPILDVLDVDTGLEDRHRNVLKAFYSVFKGADAHLQFVLLTGVTKFSQVSVFSGFNQPKDISMDRRYEALCGITQEEIDRYFPEPIAEMAHEYGFTPEEMKQRLKLQYDGYHFSKQMTDVYNPFSLLNALDSQSVDDYWFRSGTPTYLIRLLTHFNENLNELTGKYYRPEEFIDYKADVEQPLPMIFQSGYLTIKDYDRGFNTFLLDFPNNEVKNGFLTMLAASYLKPATETGGWIRNVVVTLRKGDTDSLRTLFTSFLASIPYTMRRKEDETERERYFQYTFYLIMRMVSVYTVYVEKAQSQGRVDCIVETPQYVYIFEFKLDGTAEEALQQIEEKGYAREYASDSRTLYRIGASFSSETGTIGDWKCV
- a CDS encoding ATP-binding protein, which translates into the protein MRNLNRIIFINSANIPYADDIYLDGNVHFIGTQGVGKSTVLRAILFFYNADTQKLGIPVEKQSYTEYYFPYSNSYIIYEVATEQGPFCILSFKSMGRVCYRFIDSPYRMEFFVDEHRTAYSGNDRIRAALDQYGVDYSRIIYTYDEYRNILYGNGAGPEMSRYSLMESKQYQNIPRTIQNVLLNSKLDAEFIKKTIISSINEDETAIDLNTYKEHLKNFETRLRDIEEFQKRETQKQAKEITSLSAQVARQQTALVQGCRELAATFRLTESQLPKAEERKHKAEKERAALLSRRQELQEQSRQRCDKMQEALAILNNELQKAQQKEKEYAHRQIEEIKERAARKDEWKNKQQGLQEEQRILTSHYTEISTKYKSLIQSLDEQWNRIHEAKIKQLEGLNNTFNTRIEEARRQHEAATEALYQEYEQLSQQLHPERSGKQNELTALDYQMQLCRKETFFEAEQEELKHRIQSYTGLHMSKKNRINNAQLVIKELTLKWEEELQKGLKEKDEALMQLQAEHLQLRPRMEELETFLKNSKSTLQGWLKEHKKGWEENIGKLCDESILWQTNLSPKIVDEGTSFYGISISLQDIERHIRSIDDYQAERDKGVKRLAEIQAETLRLQQEKEALEEQLKAKYQPRIKEQKDVISVQEYELEKLEQQYQKDMLDLDDWKKKAEAERAAKLRKLEEEKQRIAAELQEIDGKLNNLNREKSEKLNRLKQEWNRVQQDIAREKETQAGSIRLEDQEEQQRIATEKAEYERQMKQELHSQGADTERLQQIGSQLRDIDRELQFIKEHATLLIEYEKDKRDLIDHIPEWKREQEEQKRQLGQEKDNLRRETSGLQEQIDALHKELQQAEQEVTQLQANLEAYGKIPAYDWYKPHQDIFNPEHPVTVEIHTPRTCLELIDELGRTDSQYMTLQNRLRKEVNLFTGHFDEDNTFKFKTKFTEDWEYLRFAEELHDFVEENKISEFVRRINNEHSDIFKRISMDTSMLTASEDDIQDLIGKVNKGFQTCNFVGVIQCIEMKVEESSNRVVNSLRAIQKYYNEHAYDLAPGTNLFSSENEQLVKQEAIALLRDFIKEIHAYRYDSIRLYDSFELRFRIIENNNDTGFVEKLSNVGSEGTDILVKAMINIMLLNVFKEGASRKFKDFKLHCMMDEIGKLHPNNVNGILKFANDRNIILINGSPTELNRDAYKHVYLLTKGAQSKTRIARLISDQKL
- a CDS encoding ATP-binding protein yields the protein MKYPIGIQSFDQIIEDGYVYIDKTDLVYQLTHEGKIYFLSRPRRFGKSLLVSTLEHYFLGHKELFKGLKIDQLEKDWNVYPVFHVDFNGSNFTQAGVLEERLEDYVSDWETHYGLTSEADRLDVGGRFIKVLRAAHEQTGRRAVVLIDEYDKPILDVLDVDTGLEDRHRNVLKAFYSVFKGADAHLQFVLLTGVTKFSQVSVFSGFNQPDDISMDIHYETLCGVTQEELEHYFPQPITDMAVEYGCTPEEMKLQLKLQYDGYHFSKRMTDMYNPFSLLNAMKKNTLGDYWFRSGTPTYLIRLLTHFNENLNELTGKYYRPEEFIDYKADVEQPLPMIFQSGYLTIKGYNMRMNKFLLDFPNNEVKNGFLTMLAASYLKPKQRVEGWVDEVVETLEAGDTNTLRTLFTSFLASIPYTMRRKEDETERERYFQYTFYLIMRMVSVYTVYVEKAQSQGRVDCIVETPQYVYIFEFKLDGTAEEALQQIEEKGYAREYASDSRTLYRIGASFSSETGTIGDWKCI